Proteins encoded in a region of the Hirundo rustica isolate bHirRus1 chromosome 10, bHirRus1.pri.v3, whole genome shotgun sequence genome:
- the LOC120757346 gene encoding LOW QUALITY PROTEIN: phospholipid scramblase 1 (The sequence of the model RefSeq protein was modified relative to this genomic sequence to represent the inferred CDS: deleted 1 base in 1 codon) — MGSVNVTKSKGVETPAFFGRAGGDFLPGTRPCPRSPPRTAGSARRARDWHGHGGTRTGTAGHTAGHAPGQRDTRRDTHRDSGTHGGTRTGTAGHTAGHAPGHTPGHTPGHTAGHAPRQRDTRRDTHRDSGTHGGTHGGTAGHTAGHAPGHTPGHTAGHAPGQRDTGTQGHGSPARERTTTSRSTTMQGPPPATAPAMPYGPPQQVPGTYQGAGNYGFQAQPMGFPGGFVVPPVQNQPPMDRTIWMPIPPSIPNCPPGLEYLTQIDQILIHQQLELLEIVTGFETNNKYELKNALGQRVYFAAEDTDCLTRNCWGPSRPFTIRIIDNLGREVITLQRPLRCSLCCCPCCLQELEVQAPPGTTVGYVVQNWHACLPKFTIQDEKRMDVLKIIGPCIACRCCEDVNFEVKSLDETCAVGRISKQWTGFVREAFTDSDNFGISFPMDLDVKMKAVMIGACFLIDFMFFEYSGNKHQRAGVW; from the exons ATGGGAAGTGTAAATGTCACGAAGAGCAAAGGAGTAGAAACGCCGGCGTTTTTCGGCAGGGCTGGCGGCGATTTCCTGCCCGGAACCCGGCCCTGCCCTCGCTCCCCGCCCCGCACCGCTGGGAGCGCCCGAAGGGCACGGGACTGGCACGGGCACGGCGGGACACGCACCGGGACAGCGGGACACACGGCGGGACACGCACCGGGACAGCGGGACACACGGCGGGACACGCACCGGGACAGCGGGACACACGGCGGGACACGCACCGGGACAGCGGGACACACGGCGGGACACGCACCGGGACACACGCCGGGACACACGCCGGGACACACGGCGGGACACGCACCGCGACAGCGGGACACACGGCGGGACACGCACCGGGACAGCGGGACACACGGCGGGACACACGGCGGGACAGCGGGACACACGGCGGGACACGCACCGGGACACACGCCGGGACACACGGCGGGACACGCACCGGGACAGCGGGAcacaggcacacagggacacgggagCCCGGCTCGGGAAAG GACAACTACAAGCAGATCTACAACAATGCAAG GACCTCCACCTGCCACAGCACCTGCAATGCCCTATGGCCCCCCTCAGCAGGTCCCTGGGACTTACCAAG GTGCAGGGAACTACGGATTCCAGGCACAGCCCATGGGATTCCCAGGTGGATTTGTCGTTCCACCTGTCCAGAACCAGCCCCCCATGGACAGGACAATCTGGATGCCTATCCCTCCTTCTATTCCCAACTGCCCTCCTGGACTGGAGTACCTCACACAG ATTGACCAGATATTAATTCATCAGCAACTTGAACTTCTTGAGA TTGTGACCGGCtttgaaacaaacaacaaatacGAACTGAAGAATGCGCTGGGCCAAAGGGTGTACTTTGCAGCAGAGGACACTGACTGCCTTACCAGGAATTGCTGGGGGCCATCACGGCCCTTCACTATCCGGATTATTGACAACCTGGGCCGCGAGGTGATAACGCTGCAAAGACCTCTCCGAtgttccttgtgctgctgcccctgctgcttGCAGGAG CTGGAAGTCCAGGCGCCTCCAGGAACAACAGTTGGTTATGTTGTCCAGAACTGGCATGCCTGCCTGCCAAAGTTTACCATTCAGGATGAGAAAAGGATGGATGTACTGAAAATTATTGGCCCATGTATTGCGTGCCGGTGTTGTGAGGATGTTAATTTTGAG GTGAAGTCTCTGGATGAGACTTGTGCTGTTGGGAGGATTTCTAAGCAGTGGACTGGTTTTGTGCGGGAAGCGTTTACAGATTCAGATAACTTTGGAATCTCATTCCCAATGGACCTTGatgtgaaaatgaaagctgtCATGATTGGCGCTTGCTTCCTTATC GACTTCATGTTTTTCGAGTATAGTGGTAAC AAGCATCAGCGAGCAGGAGTCTGGTAA
- the LOC120757431 gene encoding phospholipid scramblase family member 5 isoform X2, which yields MTESQGQTNPIFKDYLPGSSDVPQENYLPGSSDVPQENTPVEPSLWKQTSHTHNLPPGLEYLNQLDQIIIHQQVELLEAILGTETSSKYEIKNPLGQRVYFAVEENGCFDRKLCSPIRAFTIRIADTAGREVIRVVRPLRCNSCWFPCFLQELEVQSPPGTIAGYVVQNWDPFLPKFTIQNESKEDVLKIIGPCATCGCFEDVDFEVKALNEMTTIGKISKYWSGFVNNVFTNTANFGIQVPVDLDDLMFFESSLDGL from the exons ATGACTG aatctCAGGGACAAACCAACCCAATCTTTAAGGATTACCTCCCTGGTTCTTCTGATGTTCCTCAGGAGAATTACCTCCCTGGTTCTTCTGATGTTCCTCAGGAGAATACACCTGTTGAACCAAGTCTCTGGAAGCAAACGTCACACACTCATAATTTGCCACCTGGTCTGGAGTACCTGAACCAG CTGGACCAGATAATTATTCATCAGCAAGTGGAGCTTCTGGAAG CCATACTTGGCACAGAGACTTCCAGCAAATACGAGATAAAAAACCCCTTGGGCCAAAGAGTTTACTTTGCAGTGGAAGAGAACGGCTGCTTTGACCGCAAGCTGTGCTCGCCCATCAGGGCTTTCACCATCAGGATTGCGGATACCGCGGGCCGGGAGGTGATCCGAGTCGTCAGGCCCTTGCGGTGCAACAGCTGCTGGTTCCCCTGCTTCCTGCAGGAG TTAGAAGTTCAGTCCCCACCAGGTACAATAGCTGGGTATGTTGTACAAAACTGGGACCCTTTTCTGCCAAAGTTTACTATACAGAATGAAAGTAAAGAAGATGTGCTAAAAATAATCGGCCCATGTGCAACGTGTGGCTGTTTTGAAGATGTTGACTTTGAG GTAAAAGCTCTCAATGAGATGACAACGATTGGCAAAATTTCCAAGTATTGGTCTGGATTTGTCAACAATGTCTTTACCAACACGGCCAACTTTGGGATCCAGGTCCCTGTAGATCTTGAT GACTTAATGTTCTTTGAAAGCTCTTTGGATGGATTATAA
- the LOC120757431 gene encoding phospholipid scramblase family member 5 isoform X1: MTESQGQTNPIFKDYLPGSSDVPQENYLPGSSDVPQENTPVEPSLWKQTSHTHNLPPGLEYLNQLDQIIIHQQVELLEAILGTETSSKYEIKNPLGQRVYFAVEENGCFDRKLCSPIRAFTIRIADTAGREVIRVVRPLRCNSCWFPCFLQELEVQSPPGTIAGYVVQNWDPFLPKFTIQNESKEDVLKIIGPCATCGCFEDVDFEVKALNEMTTIGKISKYWSGFVNNVFTNTANFGIQVPVDLDVRIKAVMIGACFLIDLMFFESSLDGL; the protein is encoded by the exons ATGACTG aatctCAGGGACAAACCAACCCAATCTTTAAGGATTACCTCCCTGGTTCTTCTGATGTTCCTCAGGAGAATTACCTCCCTGGTTCTTCTGATGTTCCTCAGGAGAATACACCTGTTGAACCAAGTCTCTGGAAGCAAACGTCACACACTCATAATTTGCCACCTGGTCTGGAGTACCTGAACCAG CTGGACCAGATAATTATTCATCAGCAAGTGGAGCTTCTGGAAG CCATACTTGGCACAGAGACTTCCAGCAAATACGAGATAAAAAACCCCTTGGGCCAAAGAGTTTACTTTGCAGTGGAAGAGAACGGCTGCTTTGACCGCAAGCTGTGCTCGCCCATCAGGGCTTTCACCATCAGGATTGCGGATACCGCGGGCCGGGAGGTGATCCGAGTCGTCAGGCCCTTGCGGTGCAACAGCTGCTGGTTCCCCTGCTTCCTGCAGGAG TTAGAAGTTCAGTCCCCACCAGGTACAATAGCTGGGTATGTTGTACAAAACTGGGACCCTTTTCTGCCAAAGTTTACTATACAGAATGAAAGTAAAGAAGATGTGCTAAAAATAATCGGCCCATGTGCAACGTGTGGCTGTTTTGAAGATGTTGACTTTGAG GTAAAAGCTCTCAATGAGATGACAACGATTGGCAAAATTTCCAAGTATTGGTCTGGATTTGTCAACAATGTCTTTACCAACACGGCCAACTTTGGGATCCAGGTCCCTGTAGATCTTGATGTGAGGATCAAGGCAGTAATGATTGGTGCTTGTTTCCTCATT GACTTAATGTTCTTTGAAAGCTCTTTGGATGGATTATAA